One stretch of Meiothermus sp. CFH 77666 DNA includes these proteins:
- a CDS encoding 2-isopropylmalate synthase, with translation MRHIRIFDTTLRDGEQSPGVALSLQQKLEIAHGLARLNVDIIEAGFPVNGASEFECVSRIAAEVKGPVICGLARTHKLDIERAAAALEKAEKKRIHVFTSASRVHLEYMLRKTPEEILEISDQMVRYARQFTDDVEFSAQDVMRADFDFVMKLYETAINAGATTINIPDTTGYGTPQEYGNLIGRIYKEVVRGRDVHISAHCHDDLGMATANSLAAVENGATQIECTINGIGERAGNTALEEVVMALYTRRDHYKAHTRINTRELYRMSRMVERYTGMVVQPNKAIVGDNAFAHESGIHQDGVIKNKETYEIMNAELVGRQAAVLVLGKHSGRAAVKKALADLGYKLDDAQIGTVFARFREIVERKGPIETEELRALVESEAVSTPHLFTLEKLQFFSGYGMLPTATVSLETPKGIVTTTAIGDGPVDAVYKALSEAIGFKPELELYRVESVTGSTEALGEVTVKLKLGEVMATGHGISPDIIEASARAYLDAANKLAAGQSARHPRSLEEVQRSGLGK, from the coding sequence ATGCGGCATATCCGAATCTTTGACACCACCCTGCGGGACGGCGAGCAGAGCCCTGGGGTGGCCCTTTCGCTCCAACAGAAGCTGGAGATTGCCCACGGCCTGGCCCGGCTCAACGTTGATATCATCGAGGCGGGCTTTCCGGTCAATGGGGCCAGCGAGTTCGAGTGCGTATCGCGCATTGCCGCCGAGGTGAAGGGGCCGGTCATCTGCGGGCTGGCCCGTACCCACAAGCTCGACATTGAGCGGGCTGCGGCGGCACTGGAAAAGGCCGAGAAAAAGCGGATTCATGTGTTTACCAGTGCCTCCAGGGTGCACCTCGAGTACATGCTCAGAAAAACCCCCGAGGAGATTCTGGAAATCTCCGACCAGATGGTGCGCTACGCCCGGCAGTTTACCGACGATGTGGAGTTCAGCGCCCAGGACGTAATGCGGGCCGACTTCGACTTCGTCATGAAGCTTTACGAGACCGCCATCAACGCCGGGGCCACCACCATCAACATCCCCGACACCACCGGCTACGGCACTCCGCAGGAGTACGGCAACCTGATCGGGCGCATCTACAAGGAGGTGGTGCGGGGCCGGGATGTGCATATTTCGGCCCACTGCCACGACGACCTGGGCATGGCCACGGCCAATAGCCTGGCGGCGGTGGAGAATGGCGCCACCCAGATCGAGTGCACCATCAACGGCATCGGCGAGCGGGCGGGCAACACGGCCCTCGAGGAGGTCGTGATGGCCCTTTACACCCGCCGTGACCACTACAAGGCCCACACCCGCATCAACACCCGCGAGCTCTACCGCATGAGCCGGATGGTGGAGCGCTACACCGGCATGGTGGTGCAGCCCAACAAGGCCATTGTGGGGGATAATGCCTTTGCCCACGAATCGGGCATCCACCAGGACGGCGTAATCAAGAACAAAGAAACCTACGAGATCATGAATGCCGAGCTGGTAGGCCGCCAGGCGGCGGTGCTGGTGCTGGGCAAGCACTCCGGGCGGGCTGCGGTGAAGAAAGCCCTGGCCGACCTGGGCTATAAGCTGGACGACGCCCAGATCGGCACCGTCTTTGCCCGTTTTCGCGAGATTGTGGAGCGCAAGGGCCCCATCGAGACCGAGGAGCTGCGGGCGCTCGTGGAGAGCGAGGCGGTCTCGACCCCGCACCTGTTCACCCTCGAGAAGCTCCAGTTCTTCTCTGGCTACGGGATGCTCCCCACCGCTACGGTGAGCCTCGAGACCCCCAAGGGCATTGTGACCACCACCGCCATTGGCGATGGGCCGGTGGATGCAGTGTACAAGGCGCTATCCGAGGCGATTGGTTTCAAGCCTGAGCTGGAGCTGTACCGCGTGGAGTCGGTCACGGGCAGCACCGAGGCCCTGGGCGAGGTGACGGTCAAGCTCAAGCTGGGCGAGGTGATGGCTACTGGACACGGTATCTCACCCGACATCATCGAAGCCTCGGCGCGGGCCTACCTCGATGCGGCCAACAAGCTGGCAGCGGGGCAGTCGGCGCGGCATCCCCGCTCGCTGGAAGAGGTGCAGCGTTCGGGGTTAGGGAAATAG
- a CDS encoding 3-oxoacyl-[acyl-carrier-protein] synthase III C-terminal domain-containing protein: MRELVQTLFEGLPGLERLIAVFENAGIESRYISAPLEWFAEPRSFAEKNQLWFEVALELCEKASLEALEQANVAPHQVGAVVLVTTTGIATPSLEAHLIQRLGLPLSAVRLPIWGLGCAGGAAGLARAAELALSRPGQYVLMVAVELCSLTFVWGDLSKSNLVATSLFADGAAAVVLGMDALAQDSAGPRVLGGFSRLLPESYEVMGWDVIPEGLQVRFAQSIPALVEGELGNLIRDGLASYGLAAKDVDTWTLHPGGARVLAAYKSGMGVDQKSLEASHCVLKKFGNMSSPTVLFVLARQMYQLERPLPGSKGVLLALGPGFAAEGVVLEW; the protein is encoded by the coding sequence GTGCGGGAACTGGTTCAAACCTTGTTTGAGGGTCTACCAGGGCTGGAACGGCTGATTGCAGTTTTTGAAAACGCCGGCATCGAGTCACGCTACATTTCCGCTCCACTGGAATGGTTCGCCGAACCCCGTAGCTTTGCCGAGAAAAACCAACTGTGGTTCGAGGTTGCGCTAGAGCTTTGTGAAAAAGCCTCCCTCGAGGCCCTCGAGCAAGCCAATGTTGCCCCCCATCAGGTCGGGGCGGTGGTGCTCGTGACCACCACCGGCATTGCAACCCCCAGCCTGGAGGCCCACCTAATACAGCGCCTGGGCCTCCCCCTCTCGGCAGTTCGCCTGCCCATCTGGGGCCTGGGCTGCGCGGGGGGCGCGGCGGGGCTGGCCCGGGCCGCCGAGCTGGCGCTAAGCCGTCCCGGCCAGTATGTATTGATGGTCGCCGTCGAACTGTGCAGCCTGACCTTTGTATGGGGCGACCTGAGCAAAAGCAACCTGGTCGCCACCAGCCTGTTTGCCGATGGGGCCGCCGCCGTAGTGCTGGGCATGGACGCCCTCGCTCAGGATTCGGCGGGCCCCCGCGTGCTGGGTGGGTTCAGCCGCTTGCTGCCAGAGAGCTACGAGGTGATGGGCTGGGATGTGATCCCCGAGGGGCTGCAAGTGCGCTTTGCCCAGAGCATCCCGGCCCTGGTCGAGGGTGAACTGGGGAACCTGATCCGCGATGGGCTGGCCAGCTACGGACTAGCTGCCAAAGACGTGGACACCTGGACCCTCCACCCCGGCGGGGCCAGGGTGCTCGCAGCCTACAAAAGCGGGATGGGGGTGGATCAGAAGAGCCTCGAGGCCTCCCATTGTGTACTCAAAAAGTTTGGCAATATGTCGAGCCCCACCGTGCTTTTTGTGCTGGCCCGCCAGATGTATCAGCTCGAGCGGCCATTGCCCGGCAGCAAAGGGGTGCTGCTCGCCCTGGGGCCCGGCTTTGCTGCCGAAGGGGTGGTTTTGGAGTGGTAG
- a CDS encoding nitroreductase family protein — protein MEFLEVIRKRRTTNGPFLDKPVAREHQHLLMEAASRAPSHFNSQPWRFILIDDPAIREKIAEIGGRTMQQLIADGQFFERYRPYFRFSEQELDERRDGILIDQLPGPLRPFTRHIMSPSALSLLRTLRVPQMLGEDNRKLIAGSPLLLAALLDKEEYRPGQLSGFYSVLGLGMAIENIWLTTVELGMGIQFVSTPMEIPEAWEELKKLLEVPEHLELMAVYRLGYVPPEKPRPRIDWKSDHRKRISQYVFRNSCATPESEV, from the coding sequence ATGGAGTTCCTGGAGGTTATCCGAAAACGCAGAACCACCAACGGTCCCTTTCTGGATAAGCCTGTCGCCCGGGAACACCAGCACCTGCTGATGGAAGCCGCGAGCCGGGCGCCCAGTCATTTCAACTCGCAGCCCTGGCGCTTCATCCTGATTGACGACCCGGCCATACGGGAGAAAATTGCCGAGATCGGCGGGCGCACCATGCAGCAACTGATTGCCGACGGTCAGTTTTTTGAACGCTACCGTCCCTACTTTCGCTTTAGCGAACAGGAATTGGACGAGCGGCGGGACGGCATTCTAATAGACCAGTTACCCGGCCCCCTGCGCCCTTTTACCAGGCACATCATGAGCCCTTCCGCCCTGAGCTTGCTGCGGACGCTGCGGGTTCCACAAATGCTGGGTGAGGATAACCGAAAACTGATCGCCGGTTCACCTCTTTTGCTGGCGGCACTACTGGACAAAGAAGAGTATCGCCCTGGACAGCTCTCGGGCTTTTATAGCGTGCTGGGGTTGGGTATGGCCATCGAGAACATCTGGCTGACCACAGTAGAGCTTGGGATGGGCATCCAGTTTGTCTCCACGCCCATGGAAATCCCGGAAGCCTGGGAGGAGCTCAAAAAGCTGCTGGAAGTGCCCGAGCACCTCGAGCTTATGGCAGTCTATCGGCTAGGCTATGTGCCACCCGAAAAGCCCCGCCCCCGGATTGATTGGAAGTCCGACCACCGCAAACGGATTTCACAGTATGTTTTCCGCAATTCTTGCGCGACCCCAGAAAGCGAAGTCTGA
- a CDS encoding isoprenylcysteine carboxylmethyltransferase family protein, whose amino-acid sequence MVAVWVVLAVVVLQRLLELRLAQANLRWALSQGGKEYGREHYPLFFVLHIGWMLGWLLEGLARNQLSPIWGLWLAVFLLAQGLRYWAIRSLGRYWNTRIIVVPGAPRIRTGPYRYFPHPNYLAVALELLSLPLVFNAWITALVASLLNALLLLFIRIPAEEKALAKMVASSEPNT is encoded by the coding sequence GTGGTAGCGGTCTGGGTCGTACTCGCAGTGGTGGTTCTACAGCGCTTATTGGAGCTGCGCCTGGCCCAGGCCAACCTTCGCTGGGCGCTTTCGCAAGGCGGCAAAGAGTATGGCCGGGAACACTACCCGCTCTTTTTTGTCCTGCACATCGGCTGGATGCTGGGGTGGCTGCTCGAGGGCCTCGCACGAAACCAGCTTTCCCCCATCTGGGGACTCTGGCTGGCAGTGTTCCTGCTGGCCCAGGGGCTGCGCTACTGGGCCATCCGCAGCCTGGGAAGGTACTGGAATACCCGCATTATTGTTGTTCCCGGCGCACCCAGGATTCGCACCGGGCCCTACCGCTACTTTCCCCACCCCAACTACCTGGCCGTAGCACTGGAACTGCTCTCGCTGCCGCTGGTTTTCAACGCCTGGATTACAGCCCTGGTAGCGTCCCTTCTGAACGCGCTATTGCTGCTCTTTATCCGAATTCCCGCCGAGGAGAAAGCCCTCGCCAAGATGGTCGCAAGTTCTGAGCCCAACACCTGA
- a CDS encoding nucleotidyltransferase, with the protein MALLSRDFSEFLGFLNQNRVRYLLIGGYAVGLHGHPRYTKDLDIWVEPTQENAKNLIKAIEDFGLSSLELKPEDFLEPGVIVQIGYPPVRIDLLTKASGVEFAECYQNRQEVEIDGLKVSLISLKDLRKNKQATGRHQDLADLENLE; encoded by the coding sequence ATGGCACTGCTAAGCCGAGACTTCAGCGAGTTCTTAGGGTTCTTAAATCAGAACCGGGTTAGGTATTTGCTGATCGGCGGCTATGCTGTGGGATTGCACGGCCATCCCCGCTACACTAAAGACCTGGACATCTGGGTTGAGCCCACACAAGAGAATGCCAAAAATCTGATCAAGGCCATTGAGGACTTCGGCTTGTCGTCGCTTGAGCTAAAGCCCGAGGACTTTCTCGAGCCAGGGGTTATCGTACAGATAGGTTATCCTCCTGTTCGCATAGATTTGCTCACCAAAGCATCAGGTGTTGAGTTTGCAGAGTGCTACCAAAACCGCCAAGAGGTGGAGATAGACGGCTTAAAGGTCTCGCTCATCAGCCTAAAGGACTTGCGAAAAAACAAGCAGGCCACGGGCCGACACCAAGACCTGGCTGATTTGGAGAATCTGGAGTAA
- the cimA gene encoding citramalate synthase has protein sequence MSIEILDTTLRDGTQGEAVSLSSDDKIAIARRLAAFGIPLIEGGWPGSNPKDAEFFARMKGVDLGNTQLCAFGSTRRKGVRPEDDPSVQAMVAAGTPVVTVVAKTWDFHVTHALEVSLEENLRMIEETYLYLVGEGKRVIHDAEHFFDGYKANRGYALKTLEAAVRGGADTLCLCDTNGGSLPEEIFEITKAVREAFPGLIIGIHPHNDSELAVANALAAVRAGATHVQGTINGYGERCGNLNLTSAIPNLMLKYGLELKGLTPAKLTELREVSHYVDERANLAPNLRAPYVGDAAFAHKGGIHVSAVLKDPRTYEHVPPEAVGNSRRVLVSDLSGRSNLLAKLAESGVEVPKETAGALLEEVKQLEHAGYSFEGAEASFFLLAHRLRGGRLPFSVEGFTVFVHVNDANPETPTWAEATVRVRVGDTLQHTAAESQHGPVSALDKAFRKAIEPFYPEIAEIELCDYKVRILSGQEAGTASGVRVMIEMHRAGERWSTVGASKNNLEASLKALTDGYAYVLVKSQPVPQD, from the coding sequence ATGAGTATCGAAATCCTCGACACCACCCTCCGCGACGGTACCCAGGGTGAGGCGGTAAGCCTTTCCTCGGACGACAAAATTGCCATTGCCAGGCGCCTGGCGGCCTTTGGTATTCCCCTCATCGAGGGCGGCTGGCCGGGCAGCAACCCCAAGGATGCGGAGTTTTTTGCCCGCATGAAGGGGGTGGACCTGGGGAACACGCAGCTCTGTGCCTTTGGCTCTACCCGTCGAAAAGGGGTGCGGCCCGAGGACGACCCATCGGTACAGGCCATGGTGGCGGCGGGTACGCCGGTCGTGACGGTGGTGGCCAAGACCTGGGACTTCCACGTGACCCACGCCCTCGAGGTCTCGCTGGAAGAAAACCTCCGTATGATCGAGGAAACCTACCTTTATCTGGTGGGGGAGGGTAAGCGGGTTATCCACGATGCAGAGCACTTTTTTGATGGCTACAAGGCCAACCGGGGGTATGCCCTAAAGACCCTCGAGGCCGCCGTGCGGGGCGGGGCCGATACCCTGTGTTTGTGCGATACCAATGGGGGCAGCCTGCCGGAGGAGATTTTCGAGATAACCAAGGCCGTGCGAGAGGCTTTCCCGGGCCTGATCATCGGCATTCACCCTCACAACGATAGCGAACTGGCAGTAGCCAACGCTCTGGCGGCGGTGCGAGCCGGAGCCACCCACGTGCAGGGAACCATCAACGGCTATGGGGAGCGTTGCGGCAACCTGAACCTGACCAGCGCCATTCCCAACCTGATGCTGAAGTATGGCCTCGAGCTCAAGGGGCTCACCCCTGCCAAGCTCACCGAGCTGCGCGAGGTTTCGCACTATGTAGACGAACGGGCCAACCTGGCGCCCAACCTGCGAGCGCCTTACGTGGGCGACGCAGCCTTCGCCCATAAGGGCGGAATTCACGTCTCGGCGGTGCTCAAAGACCCCCGCACCTACGAGCACGTACCGCCCGAGGCGGTAGGGAATAGCCGCCGGGTGCTGGTTTCGGATTTGTCGGGCCGCTCCAACCTGCTGGCCAAGCTGGCCGAGTCGGGGGTAGAGGTGCCCAAGGAGACCGCCGGGGCTCTGCTGGAGGAAGTCAAGCAGCTCGAGCACGCCGGCTATTCCTTCGAGGGGGCCGAGGCCAGCTTTTTCCTGCTGGCCCACCGGCTGCGGGGGGGTAGGCTGCCTTTCAGCGTGGAGGGCTTTACGGTTTTTGTGCACGTCAACGATGCCAACCCCGAAACCCCCACCTGGGCCGAGGCCACCGTGCGGGTGCGGGTGGGCGATACCCTCCAGCACACCGCCGCCGAAAGCCAGCACGGGCCGGTCTCGGCGCTGGATAAGGCCTTCCGCAAGGCCATTGAGCCTTTCTACCCTGAGATTGCCGAGATAGAGCTGTGCGACTACAAGGTACGCATCCTCTCGGGCCAGGAGGCCGGTACCGCCTCGGGGGTGCGGGTGATGATAGAGATGCACCGGGCCGGCGAACGCTGGAGCACGGTCGGGGCCAGCAAAAACAACCTCGAGGCCAGCCTCAAAGCCCTCACCGATGGCTACGCCTACGTCCTGGTCAAAAGCCAGCCGGTTCCGCAGGATTAG